The following are encoded together in the Tatumella ptyseos genome:
- the wecB gene encoding non-hydrolyzing UDP-N-acetylglucosamine 2-epimerase: protein MKVLTVFGTRPEAIKMAPLVQALQNTTGIESRLCVTAQHREMLDQVLHVFQLVPDFDLNIMQPGQSLTDITNRILAGMATIFQEYQPDLVLVHGDTTTTLAVSLAAYYHQIKVGHIEAGLRTGNLFSPWPEEGNRKVATHLAHWHFAPTDHAKRNLIAENIRESAITVTGNTVIDALLWVRDKILSDKALEQRLAAEFPNLTSGRRMILVTGHRRESFGGGFERICQALVVLAKRYPQVDILYPVHMNPNVREPVERLLQGVENIHLIEPKEYLPFVWLMNRAYLVLTDSGGIQEEAPSLGKPVLVMRETTERPEAVEAGSVRLVGTETETIVNEAARLLDDEQAWQAMSQVKNPYGTGQSCQKIIEFIKYSWVEHAH from the coding sequence GTGAAGGTATTAACAGTTTTTGGTACTCGACCTGAAGCAATCAAGATGGCCCCCTTAGTGCAAGCATTACAAAACACGACGGGAATTGAGTCTCGACTCTGTGTGACCGCACAACATCGTGAAATGCTGGATCAAGTGCTGCATGTCTTCCAGCTGGTGCCTGATTTCGATTTGAATATTATGCAACCAGGTCAGTCGCTCACCGATATCACTAACCGTATTTTGGCGGGGATGGCGACTATTTTTCAGGAGTATCAACCTGACTTAGTCCTGGTTCATGGTGATACCACTACAACATTAGCGGTGAGCCTAGCGGCTTATTATCATCAAATCAAAGTTGGGCATATTGAAGCAGGTTTACGTACGGGGAATCTTTTTTCTCCGTGGCCTGAGGAGGGGAACCGTAAAGTCGCGACGCATTTAGCGCATTGGCATTTCGCGCCAACCGACCACGCCAAGCGTAACCTGATTGCAGAGAATATTCGTGAAAGCGCGATTACCGTGACCGGAAACACCGTCATTGATGCGCTATTATGGGTACGCGATAAAATCCTCAGCGATAAAGCGTTGGAACAGCGTCTTGCGGCAGAGTTTCCGAATTTGACGTCTGGACGGCGGATGATATTGGTTACCGGACATCGACGTGAAAGTTTTGGTGGTGGCTTTGAGCGTATTTGTCAGGCATTAGTTGTATTAGCTAAGCGTTATCCGCAGGTAGATATCCTGTATCCCGTGCATATGAATCCCAACGTCCGTGAACCTGTAGAACGTTTGTTACAGGGGGTTGAAAATATCCATCTGATCGAGCCAAAAGAATATTTACCTTTTGTCTGGCTCATGAATAGAGCTTATCTAGTGCTCACTGATTCGGGGGGGATTCAAGAAGAGGCTCCCTCACTCGGCAAACCCGTATTAGTGATGCGTGAGACCACCGAACGCCCAGAAGCGGTTGAAGCAGGAAGTGTACGCCTAGTCGGAACCGAGACCGAAACTATTGTTAATGAAGCGGCACGACTACTGGATGATGAGCAGGCATGGCAAGCAATGAGTCAGGTGAAGAACCCTTACGGTACTGGTCAAAGTTGTCAGAAAATTATTGAATTTATTAAATACTCATGGGTTGAGCATGCACATTAA
- the wecA gene encoding UDP-N-acetylglucosamine--undecaprenyl-phosphate N-acetylglucosaminephosphotransferase — protein MSVELGLTFLFSLTFIFLARKVAKKVGLVDKPNFRKRHQGTVPLVGGISVFAGVCFAFLITNYYLPNDTLYLSCAGILVLVGAIDDRFDISVKIRAAVQAAIAVVMMAVANLYLHSLGFVIGPIELRVGPFGYVITLFAVWAAINAFNMVDGIDGLLGGLSCVTFGALGLILYYQSQPSLAFWCFAMIAAIVPYILLNLGVFGRRYKVFMGDAGSTMIGFTVIWILLDASQGEYRPLRPVTALWLIAIPLMDMVAIMYRRLRKGQSPFTADRQHIHHLIMRAGFTSRQAFVLITLAAAILAGIGMLGEFFSVIPEWVMMVLFLMAFFVYGYCLKHAWRVARRIRRNKRAWQSRHKARNGQTQD, from the coding sequence ATGAGTGTTGAATTAGGACTGACATTTCTCTTTTCCCTGACCTTTATTTTCTTGGCTCGTAAAGTGGCTAAAAAAGTGGGATTAGTTGATAAGCCTAATTTTCGAAAACGCCATCAGGGAACGGTGCCACTCGTGGGAGGGATCTCCGTGTTCGCGGGGGTCTGCTTCGCTTTTTTAATCACCAATTACTATCTACCGAATGACACGCTATACCTCAGCTGTGCGGGGATCTTGGTGCTGGTCGGCGCCATTGACGATAGATTTGATATCAGTGTAAAAATTAGAGCAGCAGTGCAGGCGGCTATTGCCGTAGTAATGATGGCTGTTGCTAACCTCTATCTGCACTCATTGGGATTTGTTATTGGTCCTATCGAACTGCGTGTCGGCCCCTTCGGTTATGTCATTACCCTCTTCGCGGTATGGGCTGCCATTAATGCCTTCAATATGGTTGATGGTATCGATGGCTTGTTGGGTGGCCTCTCCTGCGTCACCTTTGGCGCTTTAGGTTTAATTCTTTATTACCAAAGTCAGCCTAGTCTGGCTTTTTGGTGTTTCGCTATGATTGCAGCGATTGTCCCTTACATACTTCTTAACCTCGGTGTGTTTGGTCGACGCTACAAAGTCTTTATGGGCGATGCCGGCAGTACCATGATCGGCTTTACCGTTATCTGGATACTCTTAGATGCGAGCCAAGGAGAATACCGTCCATTACGCCCAGTGACAGCATTATGGCTGATAGCTATACCTTTGATGGACATGGTAGCGATCATGTACCGACGCTTACGTAAGGGGCAAAGTCCCTTTACAGCTGACCGTCAGCATATACATCACCTCATCATGCGAGCCGGCTTCACTTCTCGCCAAGCCTTTGTATTAATTACTCTCGCTGCAGCAATTTTGGCCGGAATTGGGATGTTGGGAGAGTTTTTCAGCGTCATTCCCGAGTGGGTCATGATGGTATTGTTCCTCATGGCTTTCTTCGTTTATGGATACTGTTTGAAACACGCTTGGCGTGTCGCTCGCCGTATTCGTCGTAATAAACGCGCATGGCAGTCACGCCATAAAGCACGCAATGGACAAACACAGGATTAG
- the gppA gene encoding guanosine-5'-triphosphate,3'-diphosphate diphosphatase, with amino-acid sequence MRSASSLHAAIDLGSNSFHLLVVREISGSLQTVARIKRKVRLAAGLNADNQLSEEAMQRGLNCLALFAEQLEHIPLTQIRAVATATLRIATNAETFLNRAHEVLGLPIDVISGEEEAKLIYQGVAQTTSGSDQRLVVDIGGGSTELVTGLGTEATALFSLSMGCVTWLERYFTDRYLTRENFDRAEAAARAEISKVKQTLLAKGWQICVGASGTVQALQEIMVAQGMDEQITLAKLEQLKQRAIQCGKLEELEIQGLTLERALVFPSGLSILLAIFHELSITRMSLAGGALREGLIYGMITLPVDKDIRKRTLESTQQRFAVDLEQAERVKAVCSLLVKQVHESWALSDYCQQLLLSAAALHELGLAINYRHGAENSAYLIRQLELPGFTPAQKQLVAAIVLNQKGNIDLPSLSQQSALPLKQAEQLCRLLRVAVILCSTRSPSEAACFRLSAIGERLALQIDKHWASHHPYRLELLEQEEHLQSYVHWEFILTH; translated from the coding sequence ATGCGAAGCGCATCATCACTCCATGCTGCCATTGATTTGGGTTCAAACAGTTTCCATCTGTTGGTGGTGCGCGAGATTTCAGGGTCGTTACAGACAGTAGCTCGGATAAAACGTAAGGTTCGGTTAGCAGCAGGGTTAAATGCGGATAATCAGCTCTCTGAAGAGGCAATGCAACGAGGCCTCAACTGCTTAGCACTTTTCGCTGAGCAACTGGAGCATATTCCCTTAACGCAAATTCGTGCGGTGGCAACCGCGACACTGCGTATTGCCACCAATGCCGAGACTTTTCTGAACCGAGCTCACGAAGTGTTAGGGCTCCCTATCGACGTGATTTCGGGTGAAGAAGAGGCCAAACTGATTTATCAAGGTGTTGCACAAACCACCAGTGGTTCAGATCAACGTTTGGTTGTGGATATTGGTGGAGGTAGCACAGAGCTAGTCACCGGTTTAGGTACCGAGGCGACCGCACTGTTCAGCTTATCCATGGGCTGCGTGACCTGGTTAGAACGTTATTTTACCGATCGCTATCTTACACGGGAAAACTTTGATCGAGCAGAAGCTGCCGCACGGGCTGAAATCAGTAAAGTAAAACAGACTCTACTGGCAAAAGGCTGGCAGATTTGCGTAGGAGCTTCCGGCACGGTACAAGCCTTACAAGAGATTATGGTTGCCCAGGGGATGGATGAGCAAATCACGCTCGCTAAACTCGAACAACTCAAGCAGCGTGCCATCCAATGCGGCAAACTCGAAGAGTTAGAAATTCAAGGGTTAACCCTTGAACGTGCGCTCGTTTTTCCTAGCGGATTATCGATTTTACTCGCTATTTTCCACGAACTCTCCATCACACGCATGAGCCTAGCGGGGGGAGCATTACGCGAAGGGCTTATCTACGGCATGATCACTCTTCCAGTGGATAAGGATATTCGTAAACGGACATTGGAATCAACTCAACAACGTTTTGCTGTCGATCTTGAGCAAGCTGAACGGGTCAAAGCAGTCTGCTCGCTACTCGTCAAACAAGTCCATGAAAGTTGGGCCTTGAGTGATTATTGCCAACAATTGTTACTTAGCGCAGCAGCCTTACATGAATTAGGGCTTGCGATTAATTATCGCCATGGTGCTGAAAATAGCGCCTATCTGATTAGACAACTTGAATTGCCAGGATTCACCCCAGCACAAAAACAGTTGGTCGCCGCGATTGTATTAAACCAGAAAGGTAATATCGATCTGCCGAGCTTAAGCCAACAGAGCGCACTTCCTTTAAAACAAGCCGAACAACTCTGCAGGCTACTGCGTGTGGCCGTTATTCTTTGTAGCACGCGGTCGCCAAGTGAAGCTGCCTGCTTCCGCCTATCCGCGATAGGAGAGCGCTTAGCGTTACAGATTGATAAGCACTGGGCTAGCCATCATCCTTATCGTTTAGAGTTGCTTGAGCAGGAAGAACATTTACAAAGTTATGTCCACTGGGAATTTATTCTGACTCACTAA
- the rhlB gene encoding ATP-dependent RNA helicase RhlB: MSKTHLTEKKFSDFALHPTVIKALDTKGFTQCTPIQALTLPYALAGHDIAGQAQTGTGKTMAFLTSTFHYLLSRPAAEGRQVNQPRALIMAPTRELAVQIHADAEPLAQETGLKIGLAYGGDGYDKQLKVLAQGVDILIGTTGRIIDYVKQNHVDLGALQVLVLDEADRMFDLGFIKDIRWLIRKMPPATERLSMLFSATLSYRVRELAFEHMNNAEYVEVEPEQKTGHRIKEELFYPSNEEKMRLLQTLIEEEWPDRTVIFANTKYRCEDIWGHLVADGHRVGLLTGDVPQKKRLRILEDFTQGNIDILVATDVAARGLHIPEVTHVFNYDLPDDREDYVHRIGRTGRAGASGHSISLACEEYSLNLPGIEEYIDHSIPVSKYNSDALLTDLPAPKRFPRPRSQNNQRRGNNNNRRGNQPRNNNRNKRTG, encoded by the coding sequence ATGAGCAAAACACACTTAACAGAAAAGAAGTTTTCCGACTTCGCCCTGCACCCTACGGTGATTAAAGCCCTTGATACCAAAGGCTTTACGCAATGTACGCCTATTCAGGCCTTAACATTGCCTTATGCTCTTGCTGGGCATGACATCGCAGGTCAGGCGCAAACCGGTACTGGGAAAACGATGGCGTTCTTAACGTCAACGTTTCATTATCTCTTATCTCGACCTGCTGCCGAAGGGCGTCAAGTCAACCAACCTCGCGCCTTGATCATGGCCCCTACGCGTGAATTAGCGGTACAAATTCACGCTGACGCAGAGCCATTAGCGCAGGAAACAGGCTTAAAAATCGGTCTCGCTTATGGTGGCGATGGCTACGATAAACAATTGAAAGTACTTGCCCAAGGCGTAGATATCCTTATCGGTACCACGGGTCGTATCATCGATTATGTTAAGCAAAACCACGTCGATCTCGGCGCGTTACAAGTTCTAGTCTTAGATGAAGCGGATCGGATGTTTGACCTAGGCTTTATCAAAGATATTCGTTGGCTGATTCGTAAAATGCCGCCCGCAACTGAACGCTTAAGTATGCTGTTCTCTGCGACACTGTCTTACCGCGTTCGCGAATTAGCCTTCGAACATATGAATAATGCGGAATATGTGGAAGTTGAGCCGGAACAAAAAACAGGACATCGCATAAAAGAAGAGCTGTTCTACCCTTCTAACGAAGAAAAAATGCGTCTATTACAGACTCTGATTGAAGAAGAGTGGCCTGATCGTACGGTAATCTTTGCTAACACTAAATATCGCTGCGAAGATATTTGGGGTCATTTGGTCGCTGATGGTCACCGCGTTGGATTACTCACTGGCGATGTTCCACAGAAGAAACGTCTGCGTATTTTAGAAGACTTTACTCAGGGAAATATCGATATTCTGGTGGCGACCGATGTTGCCGCACGGGGTTTACATATTCCAGAAGTAACCCACGTCTTTAACTACGACTTACCGGATGACCGTGAAGATTATGTGCATCGTATTGGCCGTACTGGGCGTGCGGGGGCAAGTGGACACTCTATCAGCTTAGCGTGTGAAGAGTACTCACTTAATCTGCCGGGTATCGAAGAGTACATCGACCACAGTATCCCTGTAAGCAAATATAATAGTGATGCATTACTCACCGACTTACCGGCGCCAAAACGTTTCCCACGTCCACGTTCGCAAAATAACCAGCGTCGTGGAAATAATAATAATCGTCGTGGTAATCAGCCACGTAACAATAACCGTAACAAACGTACAGGTTAA
- the rep gene encoding DNA helicase Rep, producing MRLNPSQQHAVEAVTGPCLVLAGAGSGKTRVITNKIAWLIRQSGYQARHIAAVTFTNKAAREMKERVAQTLGRKEARGLQISTFHTLGLEIIKREVAALGMKANFSLFDDQDQLALLKELTQPWLQEDKDLLQQLTSTISNWKNDLIGPEQAMGLARSERDQIFAKCYQLYEQHLRACNVLDFDDLILKPTLLLRDNAEVRERWQQRIRYLLVDEYQDTNTSQYQLVKLLVGARARFTVVGDDDQSIYSWRGARPQNLVLLKEDFPQLEVIKLEQNYRSSQRILRAANILIANNPHVFEKRLFSQLGEGDSLKVIHTNNEDHEAERVAGELIAHHFINKTAYRDYAILYRGNHQSRVFEKLLMQNRIPYRISGGNSFFSRPEIKDILSYLRLMTNVDDDSAFLRIVNTPRREIGSATLQKLGEWANLRNKSLFRASFDLGLAETLSGRGLKSLQGFTEWFASLITLSEREPIDAVRDLIRGIDYESWLYESSASTKAAEMRMKNVNTLFQWMTEMLSGSELDEPMTLTQVVTRFTLRDMMERGESEEELDQVQLMTLHASKGLEFPYVYLVGMEEGLLPHQSSIDENNIEEERRLAYVGITRAQKELTFTLCRERRQYGEINRPEPSRFLLELPQDDLQYEEQKKVMTSEQRMVNSQSRVAGLRDMLNRSKSS from the coding sequence ATGCGTCTTAATCCTAGCCAGCAGCACGCGGTAGAAGCGGTCACCGGCCCTTGTTTAGTTCTAGCCGGTGCAGGCTCCGGTAAAACACGCGTGATCACTAATAAAATTGCTTGGTTGATTAGACAAAGTGGTTACCAAGCGCGGCATATTGCGGCAGTGACTTTTACCAATAAAGCCGCACGTGAGATGAAAGAGCGTGTTGCGCAGACCTTAGGCCGTAAAGAGGCGCGTGGGCTACAAATTTCGACCTTCCATACCTTGGGATTAGAGATAATTAAGCGTGAAGTCGCGGCATTAGGGATGAAGGCTAACTTTTCACTGTTTGATGATCAGGACCAGCTCGCCTTATTGAAAGAGCTGACTCAGCCTTGGTTACAGGAAGACAAAGACCTGTTACAACAATTAACCTCGACCATCTCAAATTGGAAAAATGACCTGATAGGTCCAGAGCAAGCGATGGGATTAGCAAGATCCGAGCGTGACCAAATCTTCGCTAAATGTTATCAGTTGTATGAGCAACATCTACGTGCCTGTAACGTACTGGATTTTGATGACCTTATTTTAAAACCTACACTTCTGCTGCGAGATAACGCTGAAGTCCGTGAACGCTGGCAGCAGCGCATACGTTATTTGCTCGTCGATGAATATCAAGATACGAATACCAGCCAATATCAATTGGTAAAATTATTAGTCGGTGCGAGAGCGCGCTTCACCGTGGTCGGTGATGACGACCAATCTATCTATTCTTGGCGGGGAGCGAGACCGCAAAACCTCGTTTTACTTAAAGAAGACTTCCCGCAATTAGAAGTGATTAAACTTGAGCAAAATTATCGTTCGTCGCAACGCATTTTACGTGCCGCAAACATACTGATTGCTAACAATCCTCACGTCTTCGAAAAACGGCTTTTCTCTCAGTTAGGAGAGGGTGATAGTTTAAAAGTGATCCACACTAATAATGAGGATCACGAAGCCGAGCGTGTTGCTGGAGAATTAATCGCGCATCATTTTATCAATAAGACGGCTTACCGAGACTATGCGATCTTATATCGTGGCAACCATCAATCGCGTGTTTTCGAAAAGCTATTGATGCAGAACCGTATTCCTTATCGGATTTCGGGGGGTAACTCCTTTTTCTCGCGACCAGAAATCAAAGATATCCTATCTTACTTACGGCTCATGACTAACGTCGATGACGATAGTGCCTTCTTACGTATTGTAAATACGCCACGCCGTGAAATTGGCTCAGCGACGTTACAGAAATTAGGCGAATGGGCGAATCTACGTAATAAGAGTTTGTTCCGAGCCAGTTTTGATCTCGGGTTAGCGGAGACGCTTTCTGGACGAGGGCTGAAAAGCCTACAAGGCTTCACCGAATGGTTTGCCTCGCTGATTACCCTAAGCGAGCGTGAACCCATCGATGCGGTCCGGGATTTAATTCGGGGTATCGATTACGAGAGTTGGTTATACGAAAGCTCAGCCAGCACCAAAGCGGCTGAAATGCGAATGAAGAACGTGAATACTCTCTTTCAGTGGATGACGGAGATGCTTTCAGGTTCTGAATTAGACGAACCTATGACGTTGACCCAAGTTGTTACGCGTTTCACGCTACGTGACATGATGGAACGAGGCGAAAGTGAGGAAGAGCTTGACCAAGTTCAGTTAATGACATTGCATGCCTCTAAAGGCTTAGAGTTCCCTTATGTCTATTTGGTAGGGATGGAAGAAGGATTACTACCACACCAAAGTAGTATTGATGAGAATAATATCGAAGAAGAGCGCCGGTTAGCTTATGTGGGGATCACCCGTGCTCAGAAAGAGCTCACCTTTACCCTCTGCCGCGAACGTCGGCAGTATGGTGAGATTAATCGCCCTGAACCGAGCCGTTTTTTATTGGAACTGCCCCAAGATGATTTGCAGTATGAGGAGCAGAAAAAAGTGATGACTAGCGAGCAAAGGATGGTGAACAGTCAAAGCCGCGTCGCAGGGCTCAGAGATATGCTAAATCGGTCCAAATCGTCTTAG
- the rho gene encoding transcription termination factor Rho, which yields MNLTELKNTPVSELISLGENMGLENLARMRKQDIIFAILKQHAKSGEDIFGDGVLEILQDGFGFLRSADSSYLAGPDDIYVSPSQIRRFNLRTGDTIAGKIRPPKEGERYFALLKVNEVNFDKPENARNKILFENLTPLHANNRLRMERGNGSTEDLTARVLDLASPIGRGQRGLIVAPPKAGKTMLLQNIAQSIAYNHPDCVLMVLLIDERPEEVTEMQRLVKGEVIASTFDEPASRHVQVAEMVIEKAKRLVEHKKDVIILLDSITRLARAYNTVVPASGKVLTGGVDANALHRPKRFFGAARNVEEGGSLTIIATALVDTGSKMDEVIYEEFKGTGNMELHLSRKIAEKRVFPAIDYNRSGTRKEELLTSSEELQKMWILRKIIHPMGEIDAMEFLINKLAMTKTNDEFFDMMKRS from the coding sequence ATGAATCTTACCGAATTAAAAAATACTCCAGTGTCTGAATTAATTTCACTGGGTGAAAATATGGGGTTAGAAAACCTCGCGCGCATGCGCAAACAAGATATTATTTTCGCAATCTTGAAACAGCATGCGAAAAGTGGCGAAGACATCTTCGGTGATGGTGTGCTGGAGATACTGCAGGATGGATTTGGTTTCCTCCGCTCTGCAGACAGTTCCTACCTCGCCGGTCCCGATGATATCTACGTTTCTCCAAGCCAAATTCGACGCTTCAACTTAAGAACAGGTGACACCATCGCCGGTAAAATCCGTCCACCAAAAGAAGGTGAGCGCTATTTTGCCCTGTTAAAAGTCAACGAAGTTAACTTCGACAAGCCTGAGAACGCCCGTAATAAAATCTTATTTGAAAACCTTACGCCACTGCATGCTAATAACCGTTTACGCATGGAGCGGGGAAATGGTTCGACTGAAGACTTAACTGCACGTGTTTTAGACCTTGCTTCACCCATTGGGCGTGGGCAACGCGGACTAATCGTTGCACCGCCTAAAGCGGGTAAAACGATGCTGTTACAAAACATCGCGCAAAGTATTGCCTATAACCATCCTGACTGTGTCTTAATGGTGCTGCTCATCGATGAGCGTCCTGAAGAAGTCACCGAAATGCAACGTTTGGTTAAAGGTGAAGTGATCGCTTCGACCTTTGATGAACCAGCCTCTCGCCACGTTCAGGTTGCTGAAATGGTGATTGAGAAAGCTAAACGTTTAGTCGAGCATAAAAAAGACGTCATCATCTTGCTTGATTCCATCACCCGTTTAGCACGTGCTTACAACACCGTTGTTCCGGCCTCAGGTAAAGTTCTGACAGGCGGGGTTGATGCCAATGCATTACACCGTCCTAAGCGCTTCTTTGGTGCTGCACGTAATGTCGAAGAAGGCGGTAGCTTAACCATTATCGCTACTGCCTTAGTCGATACAGGCTCGAAAATGGATGAAGTGATCTACGAAGAGTTCAAAGGTACCGGCAACATGGAATTGCATCTCTCACGTAAAATCGCTGAGAAGCGCGTATTCCCTGCGATCGATTATAATCGTTCAGGTACACGTAAAGAAGAGTTACTGACCTCTTCTGAAGAACTGCAAAAAATGTGGATCCTGCGTAAAATTATTCATCCAATGGGTGAAATTGATGCGATGGAATTCCTCATTAATAAGTTGGCGATGACCAAAACCAACGACGAATTCTTCGATATGATGAAACGTTCCTAA
- a CDS encoding Wzz/FepE/Etk N-terminal domain-containing protein, whose translation MHSSIDNELDVESCVQRLWRGKKWIGLGLILGILLAWTYTLFATQKWVAVAQFSRPDLSKITRYYQELSKLNQLSTYSDPATTTDVAEVETVTDAVYQTFLQQLVSVDNRRRFWDEQVKADHANALTPTLLDRKVASIQFTAGDKLHGTVDTLSLTAESAAISSQLLNRYLAFTNQQVMEQIQQQLSAAWQSEIAKIEQQITFEKSVAQAAYDQQTSQLKSEAAQADDKQTRAALNIIEQTGPIASDSLLHDQAKLAVLQSGPTSLKPFTSWTMLQSPEPPISRQSPRLPLLMVMWGLVGVFIGAGFALTQRVKKKE comes from the coding sequence ATGCATTCTTCTATTGATAACGAACTCGATGTGGAAAGCTGTGTGCAGCGTCTTTGGCGCGGTAAAAAATGGATTGGATTAGGTCTGATCTTAGGGATTCTGCTCGCATGGACTTATACGTTATTCGCTACACAAAAATGGGTGGCCGTGGCGCAATTTAGTCGACCCGATTTATCGAAAATCACGCGCTATTACCAAGAGCTTTCAAAATTAAACCAGCTCAGTACCTATTCTGATCCTGCGACAACCACTGATGTTGCCGAGGTAGAAACAGTAACGGATGCGGTATACCAAACCTTTTTACAGCAACTGGTCTCGGTTGATAATCGCCGCCGATTTTGGGACGAGCAGGTAAAAGCCGACCACGCTAATGCCTTGACGCCAACGCTTTTGGACCGAAAAGTGGCAAGTATTCAATTTACCGCAGGGGATAAGTTACACGGTACCGTCGATACCCTAAGTCTGACTGCAGAAAGTGCGGCGATCAGTAGCCAACTACTCAACCGCTATCTGGCGTTCACTAACCAGCAGGTGATGGAGCAAATCCAACAGCAATTATCAGCAGCTTGGCAATCTGAAATCGCCAAAATCGAACAACAGATCACGTTCGAGAAGTCAGTCGCACAAGCGGCTTATGATCAACAAACTTCACAACTGAAAAGTGAAGCAGCGCAAGCTGACGATAAGCAAACTAGAGCGGCGTTGAATATTATCGAGCAAACGGGACCGATAGCCTCAGACAGTTTACTGCATGACCAAGCTAAACTAGCGGTACTGCAGAGCGGACCTACTTCCCTTAAGCCTTTTACGAGCTGGACAATGCTACAATCCCCGGAACCGCCGATAAGCCGACAAAGCCCGCGGTTACCCTTATTGATGGTGATGTGGGGCCTTGTTGGTGTCTTTATTGGTGCAGGGTTTGCCCTGACTCAGCGTGTAAAGAAGAAGGAATAG
- the trxA gene encoding thioredoxin TrxA, whose protein sequence is MSSEKIVHLTDSSFDTDVLKAEGVTLVDFWAEWCGPCKMIAPILDEIAEEYEGKLTIAKLNIDDNPETAPKYGIRGIPTLLLFKAGEVVATKVGALSKGQLKEFLNANLA, encoded by the coding sequence ATGAGCAGCGAAAAAATTGTTCACCTGACCGACAGTAGCTTTGATACTGATGTACTTAAAGCTGAAGGCGTTACTCTGGTCGATTTCTGGGCAGAGTGGTGTGGCCCTTGTAAAATGATTGCCCCGATCCTTGATGAAATCGCGGAAGAATACGAAGGCAAACTGACTATCGCCAAACTTAACATTGACGATAACCCAGAGACAGCACCGAAATATGGTATTCGTGGTATCCCTACTTTACTGCTTTTCAAAGCGGGTGAAGTCGTGGCGACGAAAGTTGGCGCACTCTCTAAAGGCCAATTAAAAGAGTTTTTAAACGCTAATCTCGCTTAA